A region of Vicugna pacos chromosome 7, VicPac4, whole genome shotgun sequence DNA encodes the following proteins:
- the FLNC gene encoding filamin-C isoform X1, with translation MMNNSGYSEAPGLGLGDEADDMPSTEKDLAEDAPWKKIQQNTFTRWCNEHLKCVGKRLTDLQRDLSDGLRLIALLEVLSQKRMYRKFHPRPNFRQMKLENVSVALEFLEREHIKLVSIDSKAIVDGNLKLILGLIWTLILHYSISMPMWEDEDDEDARKQTPKQRLLGWIQNKVPQLPITNFNRDWQDGKALGALVDNCAPGLCPDWEAWDPNQPVENAREAMQQADDWLGVPQVIAPEEIVDPNVDEHSVMTYLSQFPKAKLKPGAPVRSKQLNPKKAIAYGPGIEPQGNTVLQPAHFTVQTVDAGVGEVLVYIEDPEGHTEEAKVVPNNDKNRTYAVSYVPKVAGLHKVTVLFAGQNIERSPFEVNVGMALGDANKVSARGPGLEPVGNVANKPTYFDIYTAGAGTGDVAVVIVDPQGRRDTVEVALEDKGDSTFRCTYRPVMEGPHTVHVAFAGAPITRSPFPVHVAEACNPNACRASGRGLQPKGVRVKEVADFKVFTKGAGSGELKVTVKGPKGTEEPVKVREAGDGVFECEYYPVVPGKYVVTITWGGYAIPRSPFEVQVSPEAGVQKVRAWGPGLETGQVGKSADFVVEAIGTEVGTLGFSIEGPSQAKIECDDKGDGSCDVRYWPTEPGEYAVHVICDDEDIRDSPFIAHIQPAPPDCFPDKVKAFGPGLEPTGCIVDKPAEFTIDARAAGKGDLKLYAQDADGCPIDIKVIPNGDGTFRCSYVPTKPIKHTIIISWGGVNVPKSPFRVNVGEGSHPERVKVYGPGVEKTGLKANEPTYFTVDCSEAGQGDVSIGIKCAPGVVGPAEADIDFDIIKNDNDTFTVKYTPPGAGRYTIMVLFANQEIPASPFHIKVDPSHDASKVKAEGPGLNRTGVEVGKPTHFTVLTKGAGKAKLDVHFAGAAKGEAVRDFEIIDNHDYSYTVKYTAVQQGNMAVTVTYGGDPVPKSPFVVNVAPPLDLSKVKVQGLNSKVAVGQEQAFSVNTRGAGGQGQLDVRMTSPSRRPIPCKLEPGGGADTQAVRYMPPEEGPYKVDITYDGHPVPGSPFTVEGVLPPDPSKVCAYGPGLKGGLVGTPAPFSIDTKGAGTGGLGLTVEGPCEAKIECQDNGDGSCAVSYLPTEPGEYTINILFAEAHIPGSPFKATIRPVFDPSKVRASGPGLERGKAGEAATFTVDCSEAGEAELTIEILSDAGVKAEVLIHNNADGTYHITYSPAFPGTYTITIKYGGHPVPKFPTRVHVQPAVDTSGVKVSGPGVEPHGVLREVTTEFTVDARSLTATGGNHVTARVLNPSGAKTDTYVTDNGDGTYRVQYTAYEEGVHLVEVLYDDVAVPKSPFRVGVTEGCDPTRVRAFGPGLEGGLVNKANRFTVETRGAGTGGLGLAIEGPSEAKMSCKDNKDGSCTVEYIPFTPGDYDVNITFGGRPIPGSPFRVPVKDVVDPGKVKCSGPGLGAGVRARVPQTFTVDCSQAGRAPLQVAVLGPTGVAEPVEVRDNGDGTHTVHYTPATDGPYTVAVKYADQEVPRSPFKIKVLPAHDASKVRASGPGLNAAGIPASLPVEFTIDARDAGEGLLTVQILDPEGKPKKANIRDNGDGTYTVSYLPDMSGRYTITIKYGGDEIPYSPFRIHALPTGDASKCLVTVSIGGHGLGACLGPRIQIGEETVITVDAKAAGKGKVTCTVSTPDGAELDVDVVENHDGTFDIYYTAPEPGKYVITIRFGGEHIPNSPFHVLACDPMPHVEEPSDVLQLHRPSAYPTHWATEEPVVPVEPMESMLRPFNLVIPFTVQKGELTGEVRMPSGKTARPNITDNKDGTITVRYAPTEKGLHHMGIKYDGNHIPGSPLQFYVDAINSRHVSAYGPGLSHGMVNKPATFTIVTKDAGEGGLSLAVEGPSKAEITCKDNKDGTCTVSYLPTAPGDYSIIVRFDDKHIPGSPFTAKITGDDSMRTSQLNVGTSTDVSLKITESDLSQLTASIRAPSGNEEPCLLKRLPNRHIGISFTPKEVGEHVVSVRKSGKHVTNSPFKILVGPSEIGDASKVRVWGKGLSEGHTFQVAEFIVDTRNAGYGGLGLSIEGPSKVDINCEDMEDGTCKVTYCPTEPGTYIINIKFADKHVPGSPFTVKVTGEGRMKESITRRRQAPSIATIGSTCDLNLKIPGNWFQMVSAQERLTRTFTRSSHTYTRTERTEISKTRGGETKREVRVEESTQVGGDPFPTVFGDFLGRERLGSFGSITRQQEGEASSQDMTAQVTSPSGKTEAAEIVEGEDSAYSVRFVPQEMGPHTVTVKYRGQHVPGSPFQFTVGPLGEGGAHKVRAGGTGLERGVAGVPAEFSIWTREAGAGGLSIAVEGPSKAEIAFEDRKDGSCGVSYVVQEPGDYEVSIKFNDEHIPDSPFVVPVASLSDDARRLTVTSLQETGLKVNQPASFAVQLNGARGVIDARVHTPSGAVEECYVSELDSDKHTIRFIPHENGVHSIDVKFNGAHIPGSPFKIRVGEQSQAGDPGLVSAYGPGLEGGTTGVSSEFIVNTLNAGSGALSVTIDGPSKVQLDCRECPEGHVVTYTPMAPGNYLIAIKYGGPQHIVGSPFKAKVTGPRLSGGHSLHETSTVLVETVTKSSSSRGSSYSSIPKFSSDASKVVTRGPGLSQAFVGQKNSFTVDCSKAGTNMMMVGVHGPKTPCEEVYVKHMGNRVYNVTYTVKEKGDYILIVKWGDESVPGSPFKVNVP, from the exons ATGATGAACAACAGCGGCTACTCCGAGGCCCCGGGCCTCGGTCTGGGCGACGAAGCGGACGACATGCCGTCCACGGAGAAGGACCTGGCGGAGGACGCGCCATGGAAGAAGATCCAACAGAACACTTTCACGCGGTGGTGCAACGAGCACCTCAAGTGCGTGGGCAAGCGCCTGACCGACCTACAGCGCGACCTCAGCGACGGGCTGCGCCTCATCGCGCTGCTCGAGGTCCTCAGCCAGAAGCGCATGTACCGCAAGTTTCACCCGCGCCCCAACTTCCGCCAGATGAAGCTGGAGAATGTGTCTGTGGCCCTCGAGTTCCTTGAGCGCGAGCACATCAAGCTCGTGTCCATCG ACAGCAAGGCCATCGTGGATGGGAACCTGAAGCTGATCCTAGGCCTGATCTGGACACTGATCCTGCACTACTCCATCTCCATGCCGATGTGGGAGGATGAGGATGATGAGGATGCCCGCAAGCAGACCCCCAAGCAGCGTCTGCTCGGCTGGATCCAGAACAAGGTGCCCCAGTTGCCCATCACCAACTTTAACCGTGACTGGCAGGACGGCAAAGCGCTGGGCGCCCTGGTGGACAACTGTGCCCCCG gcctctgccctgaCTGGGAGGCCTGGGACCCCAACCAGCCTGTGGAGAACGCCCGGGAGGCCATGCAGCAGGCGGACGACTGGCTCGGGGTGCCCCAG GTGATTGCCCCCGAGGAGATTGTGGACCCCAATGTGGATGAGCATTCTGTCATGACCTACCTGTCCCAGTTCCCCAAGGCCAAACTCAAACCTGGTGCCCCTGTTCGCTCCAAGCAGCTGAACCCCAAGAAGGCCATTGCCTATGGGCCTG GCATCGAGCCCCAGGGCAACACTGTGCTGCAGCCCGCACACTTCACCGTGCAGACGGTGGATGCTGGTGTGGGCGAGGTGCTGGTCTACATCGAGGATCCCGAGGGCCACACTGAGGAG GCCAAAGTGGTTCCCAACAACGACAAGAACCGCACCTACGCTGTCTCCTATGTGCCCAAGGTCGCCGGCTTGCACAAG GTGACCGTGCTCTTTGCTGGCCAGAACATCGAACGCAGCCCCTTTGAGGTGAATGTGGGCATGGCCCTGGGGGATGCCAACAAGGTGTCAGCCCGTGGTCCTGGCCTGGAGCCTGTGGGCAACGTGGCCAACAAACCCACCTACTTTGACATCTACACAGCAG GGGCTGGCACTGGTGATGTTGCTGTGGTGATCGTGGACCCGCAGGGCCGGCGGGACACAGTGGAGGTGGCCCTGGAGGACAAAGGCGACAGCACGTTCCGCTGCACATACAGGCCTGTGATGGAGGGGCCCCACACGGTGCATGTGGCCTTCGCTGGTGCCCCCATCACCCGCAGTCCTTTCCCCGTCCATGTGGCAGAAG cCTGTAACCCCAATGCCTGCCGTGCCTCTGGGCGGGGCCTGCAGCCCAAGGGTGTACGTGTCAAAGAGGTGGCTGACTTCAAGGTGTTCACCAAGGGTGCTGGCAGCGGGGAACTCAAGGTCACAGTCAAAGGACCAA AGGgcacagaggagccagtgaagGTGCGGGAGGCTGGGGATGGTGTGTTCGAGTGTGAGTACTACCCCGTGGTGCCCGGGAAGTACGTGGTGACCATCACGTGGGGCGGCTATGCGATTCCCCGCAG CCCCTTTGAGGTACAGGTGAGCCCAGAGGCAGGAGTGCAGAAGGTACGGGCCTGGGGTCCCGGTTTGGAAACTGGCCAGGTGGGAAAATCAGCTGACTTTGTGGTGGAGGCCATTGGCACCGAGGTGGGAACACTGG GCTTCTCCATTGAGGGGCCTTCGCAGGCCAAGATTGAGTGTGATGACAAGGGAGATGGCTCCTGCGATGTGCGGTACTGGCCCACAGAGCCAGGGGAGTACGCTGTGCATGTCATTTGCGACGATGAGGACATCCGTGACTCACCCTTCATTGCTCACATCCAGCCAGCGCCACCCGACTGCTTCCCAGACAAG GTGAAGGCCTTTGGGCCTGGCCTGGAGCCCACTGGCTGCATCGTGGACAAGCCAGCAGAGTTCACCATTGATGCCCGTGCAGCTGGCAAGGGAGACCTGAAGCTCTATGCCCAG GACGCAGACGGCTGCCCTATCGACATCAAAGTCATCCCCAATGGCGATGGCACCTTCCGCTGCTCCTATGTGCCCACCAAGCCCATTAAGCACACCATCATCATCTCCTGGGGAGGTGTCAACGTACCCAAGAGCCCCTTCCGG GTAAACGTGGGAGAGGGCAGTCACCCCGAGCGGGTGAAAGTCTATGGCCCAGGCGTGGAGAAGACAGGCCTCAAGGCTAATGAGCCCACCTACTTCACTGTGGACTGCAGCGAGGCAGGGCAAG GCGATGTGAGCATTGGCATCAAGTGCGCCCCCGGTGTGGTGGGTCCTGCAGAGGCTGACATCGACTTTGACATCATCAAGAATGACAATGACACCTTCACAGTCAAGTACACACCCCCAGGGGCCGGCCGCTACACCATCATGGTGCTGTTTGCCAACCAG GAGATCCCCGCCAGCCCCTTCCATATCAAGGTGGACCCATCCCATGACGCCAGCAAAGTCAAGGCTGAGGGCCCTGGGCTGAACCGGACAG GTGTGGAAGTTGGGAAACCCACTCACTTCACGGTGCTGACCAAGGGAGCTGGCAAGGCCAAGCTGGACGTGCACTTTGCTGGGGCCGCCAAGGGCGAGGCTGTGCGGGACTTTGAAATCATCGACAACCATGACTACTCCTACACTGTCAAGTACACGGCCGTCCAGCAG GGCAACATGGCAGTGACAGTGACCTATGGTGGAGATCCTGTCCCCAAGAGCCCCTTTGTGGTGAATGTGGCACCCCCGCTGGACCTTAGCAAAGTCAAAGTTCAAGGCCTCAACAGCA AGGTCGCTGTGGGGCAAGAACAGGCATTCTCTGTGAACACACGAGGGGCTGGTGGTCAGGGCCAGCTGGACGTGCGGATGACCTCACCCTCCCGACGACCCATCCCCTGCAAACTGGAACCTGGGGGTGGAGCCGACACCCAGGCTGTGCGTTACATGCCCCCTGAGGAGGGGCCCTACAAGGTGGACATCACCTATGATGGTCACCCGGTGCCTGGCAGCCCCTTCACTGTGGAGGGTGTCTTACCTCCTGACCCCTCCAAG GTCTGTGCTTACGGCCCTGGTCTCAAGGGCGGGCTGGTAGGCACACCAGCGCCCTTCTCCATTGACACCAAGGGGGCGGGCACAGGTGGTCTGGGGCTGACCGTGGAGGGCCCCTGCGAGGCCAAGATTGAGTGCCAGGACAACGGTGATGGCTCATGTGCTGTCAGCTACCTGCCCACGGAGCCGGGCGAGTACACCATCAACATCCTGTTTGCCGAAGCCCACATCCCCGGCTCGCCCTTCAAGGCTACCATCCGGCCCGTGTTCGACCCAAGCAAGGTGCGGGCCAGTGGGCCAGGCCTGGAGCGTGGCAAGGCCGGCGAGGCTGCCACCTTCACTGTGGACTGCTCGGAGGCGGGTGAGGCTGAGCTGACCATCGAGATCCTGTCGGACGCCGGGGTCAAGGCCGAGGTGCTGATCCACAACAATGCTGACGGCACCTACCACATCACCTACAGCCCCGCCTTCCCTGGCACCTACACCATTACCATCAAGTATGGCGGGCACCCCGTACCCAAATTCCCCACCCGTGTCCACGTGCAGCCCGCTGTTGACACCAGTGGGGTCAAGGTCTCAGGGCCTGGTGTGGAGCCACATG GTGTCCTGCGTGAGGTGACCACTGAGTTCACTGTGGATGCAAGATCCCTCACTGCCACGGGTGGGAACCATGTGACAGCTCGCGTGCTCAACCCCTCGGGTGCTAAGACAGACACCTATGTGACAGACAATGGGGATGGCACCTACCGAGTGCAGTATACAGCCTATGAAGAGG GCGTGCATTTGGTGGAGGTGTTGTATGATGATGTAGCTGTGCCCAAGAGCCCATTCCGAGTGGGCGTGACCGAGGGCTGTGACCCAACTCGCGTCCGGGCCTTTGGGCCTGGCCTAGAGGGTGGCTTGGTCAACAAGGCCAACCGCTTCACTGTGGAGACCAG GGGAGCTGGCACTGGGGGCCTAGGACTGGCCATTGAGGGCCCCTCAGAAGCCAAGATGTCCTGCAAGGACAACAAGGACGGCAGCTGCACCGTGGAGTACATCCCCTTCACCCCCGGAGACTACGACGTCAACATCACCTTTGGGGGCCGCCCCATCCCAG GGAGCCCGTTCCGGGTGCCGGTGAAGGATGTGGTGGACCCTGGGAAGGTCAAATGCTCGGgcccggggctgggggctggtgtCAGGGCCCGAGTACCCCAGACCTTCACGGTAGACTGCAGCCAAGCTGGCCGGGCCCCCCTGCAGGTGGCCGTGCTGGGCCCCACAG GTGTGGCTGAGCCTGTGGAGGTGCGTGACAATGGAGATGGCACCCACACTGTCCACTACACCCCAGCCACTGATGGGCCCTACACAGTAGCCGTCAAGTATGCTGACCAGGAGGTGCCACGCAG CCCCTTCAAGATTAAGGTGCTTCCAGCCCATGATGCCAGCAAGGTGCGGGCCAGCGGCCCCGGCCTCAATGCCGCTGGCATCCCTGCCAGCCTGCCTGTGGAGTTCACCATCGATGCCCGGGATGCTGGGGAGGGCTTGCTCACTGTCCAGATCCTG GACCCCGAGGGTAAGCCCAAGAAGGCCAACATCCGAGACAACGGGGATGGCACATACACCGTGTCCTATCTGCCAGACATGAGTGGCCGGTACACCATCACCATCAAGTACGGTGGTGACGAGATCCCCTACTCGCCCTTCCGCATCCATGCCCTGCCCACTGGGGACGCCAGCAAGTGCCTCGTCACAG TGTCCATTGGAGGTCACGGCCTGG GTGCCTGCCTGGGCCCCCGCATCCAGATTGGGGAGGAGACAGTGATCACAGTGGACGCCAAGGCAGCAGGCAAGGGGAAGGTGACGTGCACAGTGTCCACCCCGGATGGGGCAGAGCTCGACGTGGATGTGGTTGAGAACCACGATGGTACCTTCGACATCTACTACACTGCACCTGAGCCGGGCAAGTACGTCATCACCATCCGCTTCGGAGGCGAGCACATCCCCAACAGCCCCTTCCACGTGCTG GCGTGTGACCCCATGCCCCACGTGGAGGAACCCTCTGATGTGCTGCAGCTGCACCGGCCCAGCGCCTACCCCACACACTGG GCCACCGAGGAGCCAGTGGTGCCTGTGGAGCCAATGGAGTCCATGCTGAGACCCTTCAACCTGGTCATCCCCTTCACCGTGCAGAAAGGGGAGCTCACAG GGGAGGTGCGGATGCCCTCCGGGAAGACGGCCCGGCCCAACATCACCGACAACAAGGATGGCACCATCACAGTGAGGTACGCACCCACTGAGAAAGGCCTGCACCACATGGGGATCAAGTATGACGGCAACCACATCCCTG GAAGCCCCTTGCAGTTCTACGTGGATGCCATCAACAGCCGCCATGTCAGTGCCTATGGGCCAGGCCTGAGCCATGGCATGGTCAACAAGCCGGCCACCTTTACCATTGTCACCAAGGATGCTGGGGAAG GGGGTCTGTCCTTGGCCGTGGAGGGCCCGTCCAAGGCAGAGATCACCTGCAAGGACAACAAGGATGGCACCTGCACTGTATCCTACCTGCCCACGGCGCCTGGAGACTATAGCATCATCGTGCGCTTTGATGACAAGCACATCCCGGGGAGCCCCTTCACAGCCAAGATCACAG GCGATGACTCGATGAGGACTTCACAGCTGAACGTGGGCACCTCCACGGATGTGTCACTGAAGATCACCGAGAGTGACCTGAGCCAGCTGACTGCCAGCATCCGTGCCCCATCGGGCAATGAGGAGCCCTGCCTGCTGAAGCGCCTGCCCAACCGGCACATTG GCATCTCCTTCACCCCCAAGGAGGTTGGGGAGCATGTGGTGAGCGTGCGCAAGAGCGGCAAGCACGTCACCAATAGCCCCTTCAAGATCCTGGTGGGGCCGTCTGAGATCGGGGACGCTAGCAAGGTGCGGGTCTGGGGCAAGGGCCTGTCTGAGGGACACACGTTCCAGGTGGCGGAGTTCATCGTGGACACTCGTAATGCAG GTTATGGGGGCCTGGGGCTGAGTATTGAAGGCCCTAGCAAGGTGGACATCAACTGTGAGGATATGGAGGATGGCACATGCAAAGTCACCTACTGCCCCACTGAACCTGGCACCTACATCATCAACATCAAGTTTGCCGACAAGCATGTGCCGG gaagcccattcacggtGAAGGTTACCGGTGAGGGCCGCATGAAGGAAAGCATCACCCGGCGCAGGCAGGCGCCTTCTATCGCCACCATCGGCAGCACCTGTGACCTCAACCTCAAGATCCCAG GGAACTGGTTCCAGATGGTGTCTGCCCAGGAGCGCCTGACACGCACCTTCACCCGCAGCAGCCACACGTATACCCGCACAGAGCGCACAGAGATTAGCAAGACACGGGGCGGGGAGACCAAGCGTGAGGTGCGGGTGGAGGAGTCCACCCAGGTTGGCGGAGACCCCTTCCCCACCGTCTTCGGGGACTTTCTGGGCCGAGAACGCCTGGGCTCTTTTGGCAGCATCACTCGCCAGCAGGAGG gtGAGGCCAGCTCTCAGGATATGACCGCACAGGTGACCAGCCCGTCCGGCAAGACAGAAGCTGCAGAGATCGTGGAGGGGGAGGACAGCGCATACAGTGTGCGCTTTGTGCCCCAGGAGATGGGGCCCCACACGGTCACTGTCAAGTACCGCGGGCAGCATGTGCCAGGCAGCCCCTTTCAGTTCACCGTGGGGCCACTGGGTGAAGGTGGTGCCCACAAGGTGCGGGCTGGAGGCACAGGGCTGGAGCGAGGGGTGGCCGGTGTGCCAG CCGAATTCAGCATCTGGACTCGAGAAGCAGGTGCCGGGGGCCTGTCTATTGCTGTGGAGGGGCCCAGCAAGGCGGAGATTGCATTTGAGGACCGCAAAGATGGCTCCTGTGGGGTCTCCTATGTTGTCCAGGAACCAG GTGACTATGAGGTCTCCATCAAGTTCAACGATGAGCACATCCCAGACAGCCCCTTTGTGGTACCCGTGGCCTCCCTCTCAGATGATGCTCGCCGTCTCACCGTCACCAGCCTCCAG GAGACGGGGCTCAAGGTGAACCAGCCGGCGTCCTTTGCGGTGCAGCTGAACGGTGCTCGGGGTGTGATCGATGCTAGGGTGCACACGCCCTCGGGTGCAGTGGAGGAGTGCTACGTCTCCGAGCTGGACAGTG ACAAGCACACCATCCGCTTCATCCCCCATGAGAATGGCGTCCACTCCATCGATGTCAAGTTCAACGGTGCCCACATCCCTGGCAGTCCCTTCAAGATCCGCGTTGGGGAGCAGagccaggctggagacccaggcttGGTGTCAGCCTACGGTCCTGGGCTTGAGGGAGGCACTACAG GCGTGTCATCAGAGTTCATCGTCAACACCTTGAACGCGGGCTCAGGGGCCTTGTCTGTCACCATTGACGGCCCCTCCAAGGTGCAGCTGGACTGTCGGGAGTGTCCTGAGGGCCACGTGGTCACTTACACTCCCATGGCCCCTGGCAACTACCTCATTGCCATCAAGTATGGTGGCCCACAGCACATCGTGGGCAGCCCCTTCAAGGCCAAAGTCACAG GTCCCCGGCTGTCTGGAGGCCACAGCCTTCATGAAACATCCACGGTTTTGGTGGAGACTGTGACCAAGTCGTCCTCAAGCCGGGGCTCCAGCTATAGCTCCATCCCCAAGTTCTCCTCGGATGCCAGCAAGGTGGTGACACGGGGCCCCGGGCTGTCCCAGGCCTTCGTGGGCCAGAAGAACTCCTTCACCGTGGACTGCAGCAAAGCAG GCACCAACATGATGATGGTGGGCGTGCATGGGCCCAAGACCCCCTGTGAGGAGGTGTACGTGAAGCACATGGGGAACCGAGTGTACAACGTCACCTACACCGTCAAGGAGAAAGGGGACTACATCCTCATCGTCAAGTGGGGCGACGAAAGTGTTCCCGGAAGCCCCTTCAAAGTCAACGTGCCCTGA